A portion of the Ricinus communis isolate WT05 ecotype wild-type chromosome 10, ASM1957865v1, whole genome shotgun sequence genome contains these proteins:
- the LOC8285525 gene encoding branched-chain-amino-acid aminotransferase-like protein 1 isoform X1: protein MAIESQQEVETIHSWSTPRSLSTSLMYSFAQRDDIEVRDEPLYANFLKVTGAERPYREEVLSKMESDGTKVVNDVILGPGGKKYRFCKHIAKQRLPGLPSDLMKKGKHFILIRNPLHILPSFGKVVPPSFSELGLAELVSIYNDLSQLGKPPPVIDGADLQQDPEGTLRGLCEDLGIPFDNAMLRWEAGPKPVDGIWAPWWYKSVHQSRGFTQSRKYSQPFPFSLYDLLEQSLPLYNMLRRHVRQTSSLLKSPLPPPDIPIPANEKLLAWVGDEILPRESAKVSVFDSVVQGGDSVWEGLRVYNGKIFKLEEHLDRLFDSAKALAFKNVPTREEVKEAIFRTLVTNGMFDNAHIRLSLTRGKKVTSGMSPAFNLYGCTLIVLPEWKPPVYDNTHGINLVTATTRRNSPNNLDSKIHHNNLLNNILAKIEGNNANADDAIMLDKDGYVSETNATNIFLVKKGRVSTPHADYCLPGITRATVMDLVIKENLVLEERRISLSEFHTADEAWTTGTMGELSPVVKIDGREVGNGKVGPVTQRLQNAYKKLTEHSGVPIPSYQTS, encoded by the exons ATGGCAATAGAAAGTCAACAAGAGGTAGAAACTATCCATTCTTGGTCTACTCCAAGATCCCTCAGTACTTCTCTTATGTATTCTTTTGCTcag AGGGATGACATAGAAGTGCGTGATGAGCCTTTATATGCAAATTTTCTAAAGGTTACGGGTGCTGAGAGACCCTACAGGGAAGAGGTTCTTTCCAAAATG GAATCCGATGGAACTAAGGTTGTAAACGATGTTATTCTTGGACCAGGAGGAAAGAAGTACCGGTTTTGTAAG CATATTGCAAAGCAACGTCTACCTGGTCTGCCCAGTGATTTGATGAAGAAAGGAAAACACTTTATATTGATACGTAACCCTCTTCATATATTG CCATCTTTTGGAAAGGTTGTGCCCCCATCCTTCTCTGAGCTAGGTTTGGCAGAATTGGTCTCCATATACAATGATCTCTCTCAGTTGGGAAAGCCCCCACCTGTTATTGATGGAGCAGACCTTCAACAAGATCCTGAG GGAACTTTACGTGGTCTTTGTGAGGACTTGGGTATTCCATTTGACAATGCAATGCTCAG ATGGGAAGCTGGTCCAAAACCTGTAGATGGCATTTGGGCTCCATGGTGGTACAAAAGTGTGCATCAATCAAGAGGCTTCACacaatcaagaaaatattctCAG CCGTTTCCATTTTCTCTATATGACTTGTTGGAGCAAAGTCTACCTTTATACAATATGCTTAGGCGGCATGTGAGACAGACATCATCCCTATTGAAGAGCCCGTTACCTCCTCCGGACATTCCAATTCCTGCAAATGAAAAGTTGCTTGCATGGGTTGGAGATGAGATTCTACCCCGCGAAAGTGCTAAG GTTTCTGTGTTTGATTCAGTTGTCCAAGGTGGTGATTCAGTTTGGGAGGGACTTCGAGTGTACAATGGGAAGATATTTAAGCTTGAGGAGCATTTGGATAG GTTGTTTGACTCTGCAAAGGCTCTAGCTTTCAAGAATGTGCCAACTCGTGAAGAG GTCAAGGAAGCCATCTTCAGAACTCTAGTTACGAATGGAATGTTTGATAATGCACATATCCGACTATCCCTCACACGCGGAAAGAAG GTTACTTCAGGCATGAGCCCAGCATTTAATCTGTATGGATGCACGTTAATTG TGCTTCCAGAATGGAAACCACCTGTCTACGACAATACACATGGCATAAATCTGGTGACTGCTACTACACGGCGTAATTCACCAAAT AACTTGGATTCAAAGATTCACCACAATAACCTCCTCAATAACATTCTAGCGAAG ATAGAAGGGAATAATGCAAATGCAGATGACGCAATTATGCTTGACAAGGATGGTTATGTGTCTGAAACAAATGCTACAAACATT TTTCTAGTGAAAAAAGGCCGTGTTTCTACACCTCATGCTGATTATTGCCTTCCTGGAATCACTCGAGCTACT GTTATGGATCTAGTGATAAAGGAGAATTTGGTCCTGGAAGAACGAAGAATCAGTCTATCTGAGTTTCATACTGCAGATGAG GCATGGACAACAGGAACAATGGGAGAGCTTAGCCCG GTTGTGAAGATTGATGGACGTGAAGTTGGCAATGGTAAAGTGGGGCCGGTGACCCAAAGGTTGCAAAATGCTTACAAAAAGCTGACAGAACACTCAGGAGTGCCAATACCTTCATATCAGACCAGTTGA
- the LOC8285525 gene encoding branched-chain-amino-acid aminotransferase-like protein 1 isoform X2, translating into MKKGKHFILIRNPLHILPSFGKVVPPSFSELGLAELVSIYNDLSQLGKPPPVIDGADLQQDPEGTLRGLCEDLGIPFDNAMLRWEAGPKPVDGIWAPWWYKSVHQSRGFTQSRKYSQPFPFSLYDLLEQSLPLYNMLRRHVRQTSSLLKSPLPPPDIPIPANEKLLAWVGDEILPRESAKVSVFDSVVQGGDSVWEGLRVYNGKIFKLEEHLDRLFDSAKALAFKNVPTREEVKEAIFRTLVTNGMFDNAHIRLSLTRGKKVTSGMSPAFNLYGCTLIVLPEWKPPVYDNTHGINLVTATTRRNSPNNLDSKIHHNNLLNNILAKIEGNNANADDAIMLDKDGYVSETNATNIFLVKKGRVSTPHADYCLPGITRATVMDLVIKENLVLEERRISLSEFHTADEAWTTGTMGELSPVVKIDGREVGNGKVGPVTQRLQNAYKKLTEHSGVPIPSYQTS; encoded by the exons ATGAAGAAAGGAAAACACTTTATATTGATACGTAACCCTCTTCATATATTG CCATCTTTTGGAAAGGTTGTGCCCCCATCCTTCTCTGAGCTAGGTTTGGCAGAATTGGTCTCCATATACAATGATCTCTCTCAGTTGGGAAAGCCCCCACCTGTTATTGATGGAGCAGACCTTCAACAAGATCCTGAG GGAACTTTACGTGGTCTTTGTGAGGACTTGGGTATTCCATTTGACAATGCAATGCTCAG ATGGGAAGCTGGTCCAAAACCTGTAGATGGCATTTGGGCTCCATGGTGGTACAAAAGTGTGCATCAATCAAGAGGCTTCACacaatcaagaaaatattctCAG CCGTTTCCATTTTCTCTATATGACTTGTTGGAGCAAAGTCTACCTTTATACAATATGCTTAGGCGGCATGTGAGACAGACATCATCCCTATTGAAGAGCCCGTTACCTCCTCCGGACATTCCAATTCCTGCAAATGAAAAGTTGCTTGCATGGGTTGGAGATGAGATTCTACCCCGCGAAAGTGCTAAG GTTTCTGTGTTTGATTCAGTTGTCCAAGGTGGTGATTCAGTTTGGGAGGGACTTCGAGTGTACAATGGGAAGATATTTAAGCTTGAGGAGCATTTGGATAG GTTGTTTGACTCTGCAAAGGCTCTAGCTTTCAAGAATGTGCCAACTCGTGAAGAG GTCAAGGAAGCCATCTTCAGAACTCTAGTTACGAATGGAATGTTTGATAATGCACATATCCGACTATCCCTCACACGCGGAAAGAAG GTTACTTCAGGCATGAGCCCAGCATTTAATCTGTATGGATGCACGTTAATTG TGCTTCCAGAATGGAAACCACCTGTCTACGACAATACACATGGCATAAATCTGGTGACTGCTACTACACGGCGTAATTCACCAAAT AACTTGGATTCAAAGATTCACCACAATAACCTCCTCAATAACATTCTAGCGAAG ATAGAAGGGAATAATGCAAATGCAGATGACGCAATTATGCTTGACAAGGATGGTTATGTGTCTGAAACAAATGCTACAAACATT TTTCTAGTGAAAAAAGGCCGTGTTTCTACACCTCATGCTGATTATTGCCTTCCTGGAATCACTCGAGCTACT GTTATGGATCTAGTGATAAAGGAGAATTTGGTCCTGGAAGAACGAAGAATCAGTCTATCTGAGTTTCATACTGCAGATGAG GCATGGACAACAGGAACAATGGGAGAGCTTAGCCCG GTTGTGAAGATTGATGGACGTGAAGTTGGCAATGGTAAAGTGGGGCCGGTGACCCAAAGGTTGCAAAATGCTTACAAAAAGCTGACAGAACACTCAGGAGTGCCAATACCTTCATATCAGACCAGTTGA
- the LOC8285526 gene encoding transcription factor bHLH94, which yields MALEAVIYQQDLFGHPSRELYNLLGGNWSYDHYSLLEREEDKAVYSFDNFLEKQTENSLHGDWGNNSSSSPSMFPHHFNEMLHINPSPDAANVATGLTNSTTTTTTTTTTTATTITSPAASELLPDHQHQLLDSPSIMPAARAKRRRSRSRKNKEEIENQRMTHIAVERNRRKQMNEYLSVLRSLMPESYVQRGDQASIIGGAINFVKELEQRLQLLGGHKEIKGKSDHGEHHASNNPLPFSEFFTFPQYSTTSTRSDNSVAAANETMSSATQSTIADIEVTMVESHANLKIRSKRRPKQLLKVVSGLHTLRLTILHLNVTTTEQIVLYCLSVKVEDDCKLSSVDEIATAVYQMLGRIQQDYSVMN from the exons atgGCACTTGAAGCTGTGATCTATCAACAAGACTTGTTTGGTCATCCCAGCAGAGAACTGTACAACTTGCTTGGAGGAAATTGGAGCTATGATCACTATAGTCTGctggaaagagaagaagacaAAGCTGTCTACtcttttgataattttctCGAGAAACAAACAGAAAACTCTCTTCATGGCGACTGGGGTAATAACTCTTCTTCGTCACCTTCTATGTTCCCTCACCACTTCAATGAAATGCTCCACATAAACCCTTCTCCAGATGCAGCTAACGTTGCTACTGGACTAACTAATTCTACGACTactaccaccaccaccaccactacTACTGCTACTACTATTACTTCTCCGGCTGCTAGTGAGTTATTGCCTGATCATCAGCATCAGTTGCTGGACTCACCATCTATTATGCCAGCTGCTCGTGCCAAGAGACGTCGATCCAGGAGtagaaagaacaaagaagagaTAGAGAACCAAAGAATGACTCACATTGCTGTGGAACGCAACCGAAGAAAGCAAATGAATGAGTATCTTTCCGTTCTTCGATCTTTAATGCCCGAGTCCTACGTTCAAAgg GGTGACCAAGCGTCAATTATCGGAGGTGCCATTAATTTTGTGAAGGAGCTGGAGCAGCGTTTGCAATTACTTGGTGGTCATAaggaaataaaaggaaaatctgATCATGGGGAGCATCATGCATCTAATAATCCACTGCCATTCTCCGAATTCTTTACATTCCCACAATACTCGACCACTTCGACACGCTCTGATAACTCAGTAGCAGCTGCGAATGAGACAATGAGCAGTGCGACCCAGTCTACCATAGCCGATATAGAAGTGACAATGGTAGAAAGTCATGCAAACTTGAAAATAAGATCAAAAAGACGGCCCAAGCAGCTCTTGAAAGTTGTCTCTGGTTTGCATACGTTGCGGCTTACTATCCTTCACTTGAATGTCACAACAACTGAGCAAATCGTCCTATACTGTCTTAGTGTCAAG GTAGAAGATGACTGTAAGCTAAGTTCGGTTGATGAGATTGCAACAGCAGTGTATCAGATGCTAGGTAGGATCCAACAAGACTACTCTGTGATGaattga
- the LOC8285527 gene encoding E3 ubiquitin-protein ligase ATL6, with translation MTASYYTLISIFTILLASPFTALAQPSPAEARDPYGYARVTPSMAIIIVVLIAALFFMGFFSVYIRHCANSSNGVSVQGLANGGRSRRAAAARGLDAAVIETFPTLVYSEVKGLKIGKGALECAVCLCEFEDDETLRLLPKCDHVFHPDCIDAWLASHTTCPVCRSNLTPQPVDPPTQTTESLPDSSSDLEAQNEAVVELEPQPEVCENAQVAVAPEPEVMSVNQTLNRNRTRGSRSGRPSKFPRSHSTGHSLIQPGENTDRFTLRLPVEVRKQIMNRELNRTMSMVVFSRERSSKRGYKTGGGEGSSRGKYKRLERLDQGAKSDRLVYNRTPSFLARASSFLTRASSSVRSPRVAASDGEGTSTGPSGPHAVQSNRPPV, from the coding sequence ATGACTGCTTCCTATTACACGCTCATCTCTATTTTCACCATCCTCCTCGCTTCTCCCTTCACCGCCCTCGCTCAACCCTCCCCCGCCGAAGCACGCGACCCTTATGGCTACGCACGTGTTACGCCCTCCATGGCGATTATCATCGTTGTCTTAATCGCCGCTCTCTTTTTCATGGGATTCTTTTCTGTTTACATCCGCCACTGCGCCAACTCCAGCAACGGAGTCAGCGTTCAAGGTTTAGCCAACGGCGGTAGATCCCGGAGAGCTGCGGCGGCGCGTGGTTTAGACGCAGCCGTGATTGAGACCTTTCCTACTCTGGTATACTCAGAAGTAAAAGGGCTTAAGATAGGGAAAGGAGCGTTAGAGTGTGCAGTTTGTTTATGTGAATTCGAAGATGATGAAACTCTGCGTTTGTTGCCTAAATGCGATCATGTTTTTCATCCTGATTGTATTGATGCCTGGTTAGCTTCTCACACCACTTGTCCTGTTTGTCGATCTAATTTAACTCCCCAACCCGTTGACCCACCCACCCAAACCACCGAGTCATTGCCCGACTCATCATCGGACCTTGAAGCTCAAAACGAAGCCGTCGTAGAATTAGAACCTCAACCAGAAGTTTGTGAAAATGCTCAAGTTGCTGTAGCGCCAGAGCCAGAAGTCATGAGTGTAAACCAAACTCTGAATAGGAACCGTACACGTGGATCCAGATCCGGCAGGCCAAGTAAGTTCCCGCGTTCACACTCTACTGGCCATTCTTTGATTCAACCGGGTGAGAACACTGACCGGTTCACTTTGAGATTACCTGTTGAGGTTAGGAAACAAATAATGAACCGGGAATTGAACCGGACTATGAGCATGGTGGTTTTTTCAAGAGAAAGGAGTTCGAAAAGAGGGTACAAAACCGGCGGCGGCGAAGGGAGTAGCAGAGGGAAGTATAAACGACTTGAGCGGTTGGACCAAGGAGCAAAATCGGACCGGTTGGTTTATAATAGAACGCCATCGTTCTTAGCCAGAGCTTCATCGTTTTTGACGAGAGCTTCATCCTCTGTTCGGTCCCCAAGAGTGGCTGCCAGTGATGGGGAAGGGACTTCAACTGGACCGTCTGGACCACACGCGGTTCAATCAAACCGCCCTCCAGTTTAA
- the LOC8285528 gene encoding DNA excision repair protein ERCC-1 isoform X2, translating to MERQEQQEEEERSNRKSNAKKVVIQIPSYQEVIESSQNPKTESLFKPSQTFSQAFSFIKDSEFYTPPPQSSAVSNNANSIQTTQSVPSPSQSVALTGNYRNSILVSHRQKGNPLLKHIRNVRWAFADVVCDYLLGQNCCSLYLSLRYHLLHPDYLYYRIRELQKNYKLRVVLCHVDVEDVVKPLLEVTKTALLHDCTLLCAWSLEECGRYLETIKMYENKPADLIQGQMDTDYLSRLTHALTTIRHVNKTDVVTLGSTFGSLSNIMDASMEDLARCPGIGERKFGGFR from the exons ATGGAGAGACAGGaacaacaagaagaagaagaacgtAGTAACAGAAAATCAAATGccaaaaaagtagtaataCAGATACCATCGTACCAAGAAGTTATTGAAAGTTCACAAAATCCAAAAACCGAATCTTTATTCAAGCCATCTCAAACTTTCTCTCAAGCTTTCTCTTTCATCAAAGACTCTGAATTTTACACTCCTCCTCCTCAATCCAGTGCTGTCTCTAATAATGCAAACTCAATCCAGACCACCCAAAG CGTGCCTTCACCTTCTCAATCTGTTGCTCTTACTGGTAACTATCGCAACTCGATCCTTGTTAGCCACAGGCAG AAGGGGAACCCACTGCTTAAACATATACGAAACGTGAGGTGGGCTTTTGCTGATGTTGTTTGCGACTACTTGCTTGGCCAGAACTGCTGTTCTCTTTATTTAAG TTTGCGGTATCATCTACTGCATCCAGACTATCTGTATTATCGAATTAGAGAGCTCCAAAAGAATTACAAGCTTCGTGTTGTTCTGTGCCATGTCGATGTG GAGGATGTGGTTAAACCTTTACTTGAAGTCACTAAAACAGCTCTACTTCATGATTGTACTCTATTATGTGCTTGGAG CTTGGAGGAATGTGGCCGTTACTTGGAGACAATAAAGATGTACGAAAACAAGCCTGCAGACCTTATCCAGGGCCAAATGGATACAGATTACTTATCACGG CTAACCCATGCTCTCACAACTATTCGACATGTTAACAAGACTGATGTTGTTACCCTTGGGTCTACCTTTGGG TCTCTTTCTAATATCATGGATGCATCGATGGAGGATCTAGCTCGTTGCCCTGGAATAGGAGAACGCAAG TTCGGTGGGTTCAGGTGA
- the LOC8285528 gene encoding DNA excision repair protein ERCC-1 isoform X1, whose translation MERQEQQEEEERSNRKSNAKKVVIQIPSYQEVIESSQNPKTESLFKPSQTFSQAFSFIKDSEFYTPPPQSSAVSNNANSIQTTQSVPSPSQSVALTGNYRNSILVSHRQKGNPLLKHIRNVRWAFADVVCDYLLGQNCCSLYLSLRYHLLHPDYLYYRIRELQKNYKLRVVLCHVDVEDVVKPLLEVTKTALLHDCTLLCAWSLEECGRYLETIKMYENKPADLIQGQMDTDYLSRLTHALTTIRHVNKTDVVTLGSTFGSLSNIMDASMEDLARCPGIGERKVKRLYDTFHEPFKRVVSSHPAVPETSQKDSEPALVDEVTEVGKGEYDESKWRKKEPELTVKSALSAAFSKYANTFVKRTDKSEGENAGETSCSVETGTDNRNPGEGAGS comes from the exons ATGGAGAGACAGGaacaacaagaagaagaagaacgtAGTAACAGAAAATCAAATGccaaaaaagtagtaataCAGATACCATCGTACCAAGAAGTTATTGAAAGTTCACAAAATCCAAAAACCGAATCTTTATTCAAGCCATCTCAAACTTTCTCTCAAGCTTTCTCTTTCATCAAAGACTCTGAATTTTACACTCCTCCTCCTCAATCCAGTGCTGTCTCTAATAATGCAAACTCAATCCAGACCACCCAAAG CGTGCCTTCACCTTCTCAATCTGTTGCTCTTACTGGTAACTATCGCAACTCGATCCTTGTTAGCCACAGGCAG AAGGGGAACCCACTGCTTAAACATATACGAAACGTGAGGTGGGCTTTTGCTGATGTTGTTTGCGACTACTTGCTTGGCCAGAACTGCTGTTCTCTTTATTTAAG TTTGCGGTATCATCTACTGCATCCAGACTATCTGTATTATCGAATTAGAGAGCTCCAAAAGAATTACAAGCTTCGTGTTGTTCTGTGCCATGTCGATGTG GAGGATGTGGTTAAACCTTTACTTGAAGTCACTAAAACAGCTCTACTTCATGATTGTACTCTATTATGTGCTTGGAG CTTGGAGGAATGTGGCCGTTACTTGGAGACAATAAAGATGTACGAAAACAAGCCTGCAGACCTTATCCAGGGCCAAATGGATACAGATTACTTATCACGG CTAACCCATGCTCTCACAACTATTCGACATGTTAACAAGACTGATGTTGTTACCCTTGGGTCTACCTTTGGG TCTCTTTCTAATATCATGGATGCATCGATGGAGGATCTAGCTCGTTGCCCTGGAATAGGAGAACGCAAG GTGAAACGCTTATATGACACTTTTCACGAACCATTCAAGCGGGTTGTTTCCAGTCACCCTGCTGTTCCAGAAACATCACAGAAAGACAGTGAACCTGCCTTGGTGGATGAAGTTACAGAAGTAGGGAAGGGAGAATATGACGAGAGCAAATGGAGGAAGAAAGAACCTGAGTTAACAGTTAAATCAGCTCTATCTGCCGCATTTTCTAAGTATGCTAATACATTTGTTAAAAGAACTGATAAATCAGAGGGAGAAAATGCAGGAGAGACAAGCTGTTCCGTGGAAACAGGAACTGATAATAGAAACCCTGGGGAAGGGGCTGGAAGTTGA
- the LOC8285529 gene encoding probable serine/threonine-protein kinase PBL7 gives METSTNSAAAPARPLGNHILKHNYSHSHHTHSHHHSSTLSSTSILIIIISAICAIVILAIFMLIVMLKRLKSAKNVSSSKDNSSINNKTCWFVADTTVSFTSSPDVKEGCLYGSNMSQKPPRKHKGVQVFTYKELEVATDRFSEANVIGNGGYGVVYKSVLADGTLAAIKMFRREGKQGERAFRIEVDLLSRLHSPYLVELLGYCADQHHRLLIFEFMPNGTLQYHLHHKQYQPLDWGTRLRIALDCARALEFLHENTIPAVIHRDFKCSNILLDQNFRAKVSDFGFAKMGSDKINGQTLTRVVGTSGYLAPEYASTGKLTTKSDVYSYGVVLLQLLTGRIPVDTKRPPGEHVLVSWALPRLTNREKVVEMVDPVLRGNYSKKDLIQVAAIAAMCVQPEADYRPLMTDVVQSLIPLVKNLSSVSSSASSRFHNHVVSPRS, from the exons ATGGAAACTAGCACCAATTCTGCTGCAGCACCTGCAAGGCCACTTGGCAACCACATCCTTAAACACAATTATTCCCATTCTCATCATACTCATAGCCACCACCATAGCAGCACACTTTCCTCAACTTCCATTCTCATCATTATCATCTCTGCCATCTGTGCCATTGTAATTCTTGCTATCTTTATGCTTATAGTGATGCTTAAAAGACTCAAATCTGCTAAAAATGTAAGCAGTTCCAAAGACAATAGCAGCATTAACAACAAAACTTGTTGGTTTGTTGCTGATACCACTGTAAGCTTTACTTCTAGCCCAG ATGTGAAAGAAGGGTGTCTATATGGAAGCAATATGAGTCAAAAACCTCCAAGAAAACACAAAGGAGTCCAAGTTTTCACATACAAGGAGCTTGAAGTAGCTACAGACAGATTCAGTGAAGCAAATGTGATAGGAAATGGAGGTTATGGAGTTGTGTATAAAAGTGTCCTCGCAGATGGTACTTTGGCTGCCATTAAGATGTTTCGAAGAGAAGGAAAGCAAGGTGAACGTGCCTTTAGGATAGAG GTGGACCTGCTAAGCAGGTTGCACTCACCTTACTTGGTGGAACTCCTTGGCTATTGTGCTGACCAGCACCATAGACTCCTGATATTTGAATTCATGCCTAATGGTACCCTTCAATATCATCTTCATCACAAGCAATATCAGCCGTTGGATTGGGGGACCCGACTGCGCATAGCCCTTGATTGTGCTAGGGCACTGGAGTTCCTTCATGAAAACACAATACCAGCAGTTATCCACCGTGATTTCAAGTGCAGCAACATTTTGCTTGACCAAAATTTCCGTGCCAAGGTTTCCGATTTTGGATTTGCCAAGATGGGTTCGGACAAGATCAACGGTCAGACATTGACACGTGTGGTTGGGACCAGTGGTTATCTTGCTCCAGA GTATGCTTCAACTGGTAAGCTTACGACAAAATCAGATGTATACAGCTATGGCGTAGTTCTTTTACAGCTGTTAACTGGCCGGATACCTGTGGATACCAAGCGGCCCCCTGGTGAACATGTACTTGTTTCCTGG GCTCTTCCAAGGTTAACTAACAGAGAAAAGGTTGTGGAAATGGTTGATCCAGTTTTGCGTGGGAACTACTCGAAGAAAGATTTGATTCAG GTAGCGGCAATTGCAGCCATGTGTGTTCAACCAGAAGCAGATTACCGGCCTTTAATGACCGATGTGGTTCAGTCACTAATCCCTCTGGTCAAGAACCTCTCTTCAGTTTCGTCATCAGCTTCCTCTAGATTTCACAATCATGTAGTTAGTCCCAGGTCTTAA
- the LOC8285530 gene encoding UDP-N-acetylglucosamine transferase subunit ALG13 homolog produces MEDTLDQNKKKRMVFVTVGTTLFDALVRAVDTEQVKQQLFRKGYTHLLIQMGRGSYTPTKTEGEDGSLAVDYFTFSSSIADHLRSASLVISHAGSGSIFETLRLQKPLIVVVNEDLMDNHQSELAEELAERKYLYCARPQTLHHIIADMDLESLLPYSAGDATPVVKLINRFLGFPDD; encoded by the exons ATGGAAGATACTTTGGatcaaaacaagaagaaaagaatggTTTTTGTAACAGTAGGAACAACGTTGTTCGATGCTCTTGTAAGAGCAGTGGATACAGAGCAAGTTAAGCAGCAATTGTTTAGAAAAGGATATACCCATCTTCTTATTCAAATGGGTCGTGGATCTTACACTCCTACCAAG ACGGAAGGAGAAGATGGTTCTCTCGCTGTTGATTACTTCACATTTTCATCAAGTATTGCCGACCATCTAAGATCAGCATCTCTTGTCATCAGTCATGCTG GCTCAGGGAGTATATTTGAGACTCTGCGCCTTCAGAAACCATTAATTGTCGTGGTGAATGAAGATTTGATGGACAATCACCAAAGTGAACTTGCAGAAGAACTAGCAGAGAGGAAGTATTTATATTGTGCTCGTCCTCAAACACTTCATCATATAATTGCAGATATGGATTTGGAGTCTCTTCTTCCTTACTCTGCAGGAGATGCAACCCCTGTTGTCAAGCTTATAAATAGATTTCTAGGTTTCCCAGATGATTGA